GTCTTCCGTGACGACGACGGTGTTATGAGGGGGATATTCGCCGATGTCCTCGACGCCGTCGCCCTTGAAAACGATTGGACGATGGAATGGGTGGAGGGCACCTTTGCGGAGGGACTAGAAAGGCTCGAGCGCCGGGAGATAGATGTCATGACGGCCGTGGCCTGGACCGAGGAGAGGAAGCAACTCTTTGACTTCAACCGCCTGGCCGTCATCTCCAACTGGGGGGTCTTTTACTCCCGCCGCGGCATGAACCCTGCATCTATCCTGGGCCTGGACGGAATGAAGCTGGCCGTGGTCAAGAGGGACACCTACGGTGAGGCCTTCAAGGCCCTCGCCGAGAGTTTCGGGATGACCTGTTCCTACCTTGAAGTGGATGATTACCTCGATGTGTTCAAGGCCATCGAGGAGTGGAGGGCCGAGGCTGGGCTCGTGAGCCGGCTCTTCGGCCTGACCAACGAGAGCGATTACCGCGTGGAAAGGACCAATATCTTCCTGGAGCCCAGGGAGCTGCGCTTCGCCGCCCCCAAGGGGGCCAGCGTGACGGTCCTTCAGATCCTCGATTTCCACCTCATCAAATGGAGGCTTATCCCGGGCTCCCCCCTCAACAGGTCCATTCAGAATTGGCTTTCCGAAAGAAGCTTGCTGAGCGTCATTCCTCGGTGGTTTCCCTGGTTCATGGGGGTTTCCCTGGCGCTCGTGATGGGGGTCCTCTTCACGAACCTGATGCTGCGGCGAAAGGTCATGATAGGTACCAGGGCACTGTTGAAGAGCAAAGCCGACCTATCAAGGGAAAAGGCTCTCTTCGAGAAACTCTTCGAGGAATCCCCCGACGCCTTGGTGCTCGAGGGAACAGAGGACAACAAGATCCTGCACGTAAACAGGGGTTTCACTCGTCTCTTTGGCTTCACCCGCGACGAGGCGGAGGGTAGCACCCTGAACGAGCTGGTGGTTCCCGAGAATCTCCGCGGGGAAGGATTTGAACTTGACAGGACGACCGACAGGGGTAACCCGATCCAGCTGGAGACGGTGAGGCGGAAAAAGGACGGCGCCCTGGTCGACGTTTCCCTCGTATCGGTGCCCATTACGCTGGAGAAGGGGGTCGTGGGCGCCTACGTCATCTACAGGGACATATCGGTCGCGAAGGAGGCCAGGAGAATCCTTGTCGCAAGCCGCGAGAGCATCCGGAAAAGCCTGGAGAGTATGGAGCGCGCCTGGGAGCAGACCATCGATGTCCTCGCCATGGCCGCCGAAACCCGGGACCCCTATACTGCCGGTCACCAGAGGAACGTCTCGGTCCTTTCGGAAGCCATTGCCGTCGAAATGGGGCTGGACGAGGAAACCGTCAATTCCATCAGGATGGCGGGCCTGGTCCACGACGTGGGCAAGATAAACATACCGGCGGAGATCCTGAGCAAGCCGGGAGCCCTGGGCGAGGTGGAGTTCGCCCTGATCAGGACCCACCCCGAAGTGGGTTACGAGATTATGAAGAATATAGAACTCCCCTGGCGGTTGGCCGACATGATCCTGCAGCACCACGAGAGGATGGACGGTTCCGGTTATCCCGCCGGCCTCAAGGGGGAGGAGATCCTGCTCGAGTCCAGGATCCTCGCCGTGGCCGACGTGGTGGAGGCCATGTCCTCCCATCGCCCCTACAGGGCCTCGCTGGGGGGGGAAGCCGCGCTGGAGGAGATCGAGACCAACCGGGGGCGCCTTTATGACCCCCAGGTGGTCGATGCCTGCCTGAGACTCTTCAGGAAGAAGAATTTTCGCTTTTCCGGACCCTGATTAGTATCCGGGAGTGATCATGGAGGTGATCGAAGATGCGCAAGGCGTTAG
This genomic stretch from Thermovirga sp. harbors:
- a CDS encoding HD domain-containing protein, which produces MRRSFFLVRCAAATALWLLLFPGPAWAIHHVKVGFYQNAPLVFRDDDGVMRGIFADVLDAVALENDWTMEWVEGTFAEGLERLERREIDVMTAVAWTEERKQLFDFNRLAVISNWGVFYSRRGMNPASILGLDGMKLAVVKRDTYGEAFKALAESFGMTCSYLEVDDYLDVFKAIEEWRAEAGLVSRLFGLTNESDYRVERTNIFLEPRELRFAAPKGASVTVLQILDFHLIKWRLIPGSPLNRSIQNWLSERSLLSVIPRWFPWFMGVSLALVMGVLFTNLMLRRKVMIGTRALLKSKADLSREKALFEKLFEESPDALVLEGTEDNKILHVNRGFTRLFGFTRDEAEGSTLNELVVPENLRGEGFELDRTTDRGNPIQLETVRRKKDGALVDVSLVSVPITLEKGVVGAYVIYRDISVAKEARRILVASRESIRKSLESMERAWEQTIDVLAMAAETRDPYTAGHQRNVSVLSEAIAVEMGLDEETVNSIRMAGLVHDVGKINIPAEILSKPGALGEVEFALIRTHPEVGYEIMKNIELPWRLADMILQHHERMDGSGYPAGLKGEEILLESRILAVADVVEAMSSHRPYRASLGGEAALEEIETNRGRLYDPQVVDACLRLFRKKNFRFSGP